The following are encoded together in the Culex pipiens pallens isolate TS chromosome 1, TS_CPP_V2, whole genome shotgun sequence genome:
- the LOC120428285 gene encoding uncharacterized protein LOC120428285 isoform X1 codes for MKINEKNLCMFATTPPVDLEGWLNKRGEVNKSWQRRWFVLKGNLLFYFERKGDREPLGMIILEGCTVELAEEGEQYCFQIIFHGANNRTYYLSTESQGNMEQWMKALTCAGYDYMKLMVAELQRQLDEIEDGGKLSADDALENSPLPPPPKAPPRRQNPGFQHRPAVPPIEYATNAEPPPSTPRCRLCLTAFPDPNDDNLLDIFRADTEAHFSFKIRDCTGVFLSPEDGGGDSTPVTVCLNCAETVHFIDEFRTVCRRSEAALLENGVAAPVERHDLARWDAYRHHVGQLRKLIGMAEVKQEEEEEEEAAVAFEWADAEDVLEIKHELDGSGGEDNLEEEEDVPKRKRAKIEPDVDQLSLAKAIHAHPELWDSSHDGFHVAIHRERAWTKLASTTELEKAQLKREFNRLHEFYRRKRWSSEASGDELYQLLESMFSSRKAGRLRASKEVSVDERLQLAQVLHEHPEIWNKKHSGYDKLTKWTKIADQLGMEVDELKRQWKCLRDVYHSRKRRLATGIIEADNPLLHEPLYFLLEEMVECTLSKRKSAASQEDITPNERMKLAEAIYEREIIWNRVHPQYSDQLLRDRTFEDLAAERNISTDQLKQQWRKLRDFYRLRCSRVMKGQMELDDPQLNDPLYLLLKKMLRENMEVGKRSANANEHVETAANIAIQQDDKLALAQAFYEREIIWNPTHPQNAVKASREAAWKEMAEQHSMSVPELKTQWRYLRDGYRVKWKRLQANPNDESAINSTLNPLYLLMDQMIREGAPPPNPTPELTQAITEQSRRPRLSYNVEFRLRIANAIHEQEILWDTTHPEHADHVKRDQLWNQLATQLNLPQAELKQQWKLLRDLYRSRMVRFGKERKIPPQHPFMRQKLFRQLDRMLRDSLGKRKRRRNNRVKGEEEDEAGEGEASEGGGDGDEDSEGGDKDGEEKKVEKWGKPFDNPKLRARLAEEIKKHEMLWNINHVDYSRGSLRGQVWTKISDQFGLDRGHAVTTWTRVTHRHRKMRELYGTVAPDLRRKDPLHRFLHEVVYGGTDAKAEAQPAAVLPPKRRYTGKKVYSDEGCIMVIQNGIKHYFKVCEQCGKNVERSDFEYHMNRHNGLTPYACSYEGCDKRYGSKITRDRHEILVHTADAERFECELCGQKFKYRSKLDYHHAMNHQSQNLPCPICGKDMKHKHALRHHMDRIHKKAGHACPKCDRVLQTKYSLDVHMRIHTNEKPYPCVLCGQCFRLKVLLKTHLAKKHNVAIEELEGAGPSGSG; via the exons ATGAAGATCAACGAGAAGAATCTGTGCATGTTTGCGACCACTCCGCCGGTGGATTTGGAAGGGTGGCTCAACAAACGGGGAGAGGTGAACAAAAGCTGGCAGCGGCGATGGTTCGTCCTCAAGGGGAACCTGCTGTTTTACTTCGAGCGAAAAGGGGACCGAGAACCGCTCGGGATGATCATCCTGGAGGGTTGCACCGTTG AACTCGCCGAAGAGGGCGAACAGTACTGCTTTCAGATAATTTTCCACGGCGCCAACAATCGGACATACTACCTGAGCACCGAATCCCAGGGCAACATGGAGCAGTGGATGAAAGCCCTGACCTGTGCCGGGTACGACTACATGAAGCTGATGGTGGCCGAGTTGCAGCGCCAGCTGGACGAAATCGAGGACGGTGGCAAGTTGAGCGCGGACGACGCGTTGGAGAACTCACCGCTGCCGCCACCACCGAAGGCGCCACCCCGGCGGCAGAATCCAGGCTTCCAGCACAGGCCGGCGGTGCCACCGATCGAGTACGCAACGAATGCCG aaccACCTCCTTCAACCCCTCGCTGCCGCCTCTGCCTCACCGCCTTCCCCGATCCCAACGACGACAACCTGCTGGACATATTCCGCGCCGACACGGAGGCCCACTTTTCGTTCAAGATCCGCGACTGCACGGGCGTTTTCCTGTCCCCCGAGGACGGTGGCGGCGATTCGACACCCGTCACCGTTTGCCTCAACTGCGCCGagacggtgcactttatcgacGAGTTCCGCACCGTGTGCCGTCGGTCCGAGGCGGCATTGCTGGAAAATGGGGTGGCCGCGCCGGTAGAGCGACATGATTTGGCACGGTGGGATGCGTATCGGCATCATGTGGGGCAGTTGCGGAAGTTGATCGGGATGGCGGAGGTGaagcaggaggaggaggaggaagaagagGCCGCTGTGGCGTTTGAGTGGGCGGACGCCGAGGATGTGCTGGAAATTAAGCATGAGTTGGACGGAAGTGGAGGGGAGGATAATTTGGAAGAGGAGGAGGATGTTCCGAAGCGAAAGCGTGCTAAGATTGAGCCGGATGTTGACCAGTTGAGTTTGGCGAAAGCCATTCACGCACATCCGGAGCTGTGGGATTCAAGTCATGACGG CTTCCACGTCGCGATCCACCGTGAACGTGCCTGGACAAAACTGGCCTCCACGACCGAGTTGGAGAAAGCGCAGCTGAAACGTGAGTTCAACCGGCTGCACGAGTTCTACCGGCGGAAGCGCTGGAGCTCGGAAGCGTCCGGTGATGAGCTGTACCAGCTGCTGGAATCGATGTTCAGCTCGCGGAAGGCTGGCAGACTGCGTGCTTCGAAGGAGGTCAGCGTGGACGAGCGGTTGCAGCTGGCTCAGGTTTTGCACGAGCATCCGGAGATTTGGAATAAGAAGCATAGCGGGTACGATAAGCTAACGAAATGGACCAAGATCGCGGACCAGTTGGGCATGGAAGTGGACGAGTTGAAGCGTCAGTGGAAGTGTTTGCGGGACGTGTACCACAGCAGGAAGAGACGGTTGGCGACGGGGATAATTGAGGCGGATAACCCGCTCCTGCACGAACCTTTGTACTTTCTGCTGGAAGAGATGGTAGAATGTACACTTTCAAAGAGGAAGTCTGCAGCCAGCCAGGAAGACATCACTCCTAACGAGCGGATGAAGCTTGCTGAGGCAATCTACGAGAGGGAGATCATATGGAACCGTGTCCATCCGCAGTACAGCGACCAGCTTCTGCGTGACCGCACGTTCGAAGATTTGGCCGCTGAGCGGAACATTTCGACGGACCAGCTCAAGCAGCAATGGCGAAAATTGCGCGATTTCTATCGCTTGCGATGCTCCCGTGTGATGAAGGGCCAAATGGAGCTCGACGACCCGCAGCTGAACGATCCGCTCTACCTGCTGCTGAAGAAGATGCTCCGCGAGAACATGGAGGTGGGCAAGCGATCCGCCAACGCAAATGAACATGTTGAAACCGCCGCCAACATCGCCATCCAGCAGGACGACAAGCTGGCGCTGGCGCAGGCCTTCTACGAGCGGGAAATCATCTGGAACCCAACCCACCCTCAAAACGCCGTAAAAGCCTCCCGAGAAGCCGCGTGGAAAGAAATGGCAGAACAGCACAGCATGAGCGTGCCCGAACTCAAAACCCAGTGGCGATACCTTCGCGACGGATACCGCGTCAAGTGGAAGCGTCTCCAGGCCAATCCAAACGACGAAAGCGCCATCAACTCCACCCTCAACCCGCTCTACCTGCTGATGGACCAAATGATCCGGGAAGGCGCTCCCCCTCCAAATCCAACGCCAGAACTCACGCAAGCCATCACCGAACAAAGCCGGCGCCCTCGGCTCAGCTACAACGTCGAGTTCCGCCTCCGCATCGCCAACGCCATCCACGAGCAGGAAATCCTCTGGGACACGACCCACCCGGAGCACGCGGACCACGTCAAGCGCGACCAGCTGTGGAACCAGCTCGCGACCCAGCTGAACCTGCCCCAGGCCGAACTCAAACAGCAGTGGAAGCTGCTGCGTGACCTGTACCGGAGCCGGATGGTTCGCTTCGGCAAGGAGAGGAAAATCCCCCCGCAGCACCCGTTTATGCGGCAGAAGCTGTTCCGCCAGCTGGACCGGATGCTGCGCGACAGCTTGGGCAAGCGAAAGCGGCGGCGGAATAATCGGGTCAAGGGGGAGGAAGAGGACGAGGCTGGTGAAGGGGAGGCTAGTGAGGGTGGAGGCGATGGAGACGAGGATTCAGAAGGTGGAGACAAGGACGGTGAGGAAAAGAAAGTGGAGAAGTGGGGAAAGCCGTTTGATAATCCGAAGCTGCGGGCGCGGTTGGCGGAGGAGATTAAGAAGCACGAGATGTTGTGGAATATCAACCATGTTGA CTACAGCCGGGGCAGCTTGCGCGGTCAGGTGTGGACCAAAATCAGCGACCAGTTCGGGTTGGATCGGGGCCACGCCGTTACGACGTGGACCCGGGTTACGCATCGCCACCGGAAGATGCGCGAACTTTACGGCACGGTTGCGCCCGATCTACGGCGAAAGGATCCGCTGCATCGGTTTCTGCACGAGGTCGTGTACGGTGGAACGGACGCCAAAGCCGAAGCTCAACCGGCGGCGGTGTTGCCACCGAAGCGACGCTACACCGGCAAGAAAGTGTACAGCGACGAGGGCTGCATCATGGTCATCCAGAACGGAATCAAGCACTACTTTAAGGTGTGCGAGCAGTGCGGAAAGAACGTCGAGCGATCGGACTTTGAGTATCACATGAACCGCCACAACGGACTCACGCCTTACGCCTGCTCGTACGAGGGTTGCGACAAGCGGTACGGCAGCAAGATCACCCGCGATCGGCACGAGATCCTGGTGCACACGGCGGACGCCGAACGGTTTGAGTGCGAACTGTGCGGCCAAAAGTTCAAGTATCGTTCCAAACTGGACTATCACCACGCGATGAATCACCAAAGCCAGAATCTTCCCTGTCCGATTTGCGGCAAGGATATGAAGCACAA ACATGCCCTCCGCCATCATATGGACCGGATCCACAAAAAAGCCGGTCATGCCTGCCCCAAATGTGACCGCGTTCTGCAGACCAAGTACTCGCTCGATGTGCACATGCGGATCCACACGAACGAAAAGCCGTACCCTTGTGTGCTGTGCGGGCAGTGCTTCCGGCTTAAGGTGCTGCTGAAGACGCACCTGGCCAAGAAGCACAACGTGGCGATCGAGGAGTTGGAGGGGGCGGGACCGTCCGGAAGTGGGTAA
- the LOC120429750 gene encoding interferon-inducible double-stranded RNA-dependent protein kinase activator A homolog, whose amino-acid sequence MSGQSALGAKTPVTELQEICARRKVPLPIYESAGEDNSTPAKIFSTSVTALGQTCVGHGRSKKDSKHAAALHMLKLLASHGESGIDLDDPQLAISSSDKVMEVRDICVQRNFEVPEFECVRSSGPSHAPEFEFECRVGNIVRRGVHNTKKGAKQVACNEMLKTLQAMPVEENMMQVQSLDQAAKMDTDDNEHIIRNYREYKNSDIKKKLGVKIADRHNYFAELEEAKIDAARSLAMDETMDVQEKCALIPRALGLKFDMKLGDSQLQAENGQKLYSFELMNSEYDCFIFGLGNEFYESVYRYFTTMLNFSFKQR is encoded by the exons ATGTCTGGCCAGTCTGCGCTCGGAGCGAAAACCCCGGTCACGGAACTGCAGGAAATTTGCGCCCGCCGGAAGGTTCCGCTTCCGATCTACGAGAGCGCGGGCGAGGACAACTCGACGCCGGCAAAGATTTTCAGCACCTCGGTCACGGCGCTTGGCCAGACTTGTGTGGGCCATGGCCGCTCGAAGAAAGATTCCAAACACGCTGCCGCACTGCACATGCTGAAACTGCTGGCCAGCCACGGCGAGAGTGGGATTGACCTGGACGACCCGCAGCTGGCCATTTCTTCGTCGGACAAAGTGATGGAGGTGCGCGATATCTGCGTTCAGCGTAATTTCGAGGTTCCAGAGTTTGAGTGCGTTCGAAGTTCCGGTCCGTCACATGCGCCGGAGTTTGAGTTCGAATGCCGCGTCGGCAATATCGTCCGACGGGGCGTGCACAACACCAAGAAGGGGGCCAAACAGGTGGCCTGCAACGAGATGCTGAAAACCTTGCAAGCG ATGCCGGTCGAGGAGAACATGATGCAGGTCCAATCGCTGGACCAGGCGGCAAAGATGGACACCGACGACAACGAGCACATTATCCGGAACTATCGCGAGTACAAAAACTCGGACATCAAGAAGAAGCTGGGCGTGAAGATCGCCGACCGGCACAACTATTTCGCCGAGCTGGAGGAAGCGAAAATTGACGCCGCCCGGAGCTTGGCCATGGACGAAACGATGGACGTGCAGGAAAAGTGTGCGCTCATTCCGCGGGCGCTCGGGCTCAAGTTCGACATGAAGCTGGGGGACAGCCAGCTCCAGGCGGAAAACGGCCAGAAGCTGTACTCGTTCGAGCTGATGAACAGCGAGTACGATTGTTTTATCTTTGGACTGGGCAACGAGTTTTACGAGAGCGTTTACCGATACTTTACCACGATGCTGAACTTCTCGTTCAAGCAGCGCTGA
- the LOC120428285 gene encoding uncharacterized protein LOC120428285 isoform X2 — translation MEEPPPSTPRCRLCLTAFPDPNDDNLLDIFRADTEAHFSFKIRDCTGVFLSPEDGGGDSTPVTVCLNCAETVHFIDEFRTVCRRSEAALLENGVAAPVERHDLARWDAYRHHVGQLRKLIGMAEVKQEEEEEEEAAVAFEWADAEDVLEIKHELDGSGGEDNLEEEEDVPKRKRAKIEPDVDQLSLAKAIHAHPELWDSSHDGFHVAIHRERAWTKLASTTELEKAQLKREFNRLHEFYRRKRWSSEASGDELYQLLESMFSSRKAGRLRASKEVSVDERLQLAQVLHEHPEIWNKKHSGYDKLTKWTKIADQLGMEVDELKRQWKCLRDVYHSRKRRLATGIIEADNPLLHEPLYFLLEEMVECTLSKRKSAASQEDITPNERMKLAEAIYEREIIWNRVHPQYSDQLLRDRTFEDLAAERNISTDQLKQQWRKLRDFYRLRCSRVMKGQMELDDPQLNDPLYLLLKKMLRENMEVGKRSANANEHVETAANIAIQQDDKLALAQAFYEREIIWNPTHPQNAVKASREAAWKEMAEQHSMSVPELKTQWRYLRDGYRVKWKRLQANPNDESAINSTLNPLYLLMDQMIREGAPPPNPTPELTQAITEQSRRPRLSYNVEFRLRIANAIHEQEILWDTTHPEHADHVKRDQLWNQLATQLNLPQAELKQQWKLLRDLYRSRMVRFGKERKIPPQHPFMRQKLFRQLDRMLRDSLGKRKRRRNNRVKGEEEDEAGEGEASEGGGDGDEDSEGGDKDGEEKKVEKWGKPFDNPKLRARLAEEIKKHEMLWNINHVDYSRGSLRGQVWTKISDQFGLDRGHAVTTWTRVTHRHRKMRELYGTVAPDLRRKDPLHRFLHEVVYGGTDAKAEAQPAAVLPPKRRYTGKKVYSDEGCIMVIQNGIKHYFKVCEQCGKNVERSDFEYHMNRHNGLTPYACSYEGCDKRYGSKITRDRHEILVHTADAERFECELCGQKFKYRSKLDYHHAMNHQSQNLPCPICGKDMKHKHALRHHMDRIHKKAGHACPKCDRVLQTKYSLDVHMRIHTNEKPYPCVLCGQCFRLKVLLKTHLAKKHNVAIEELEGAGPSGSG, via the exons atgGAAG aaccACCTCCTTCAACCCCTCGCTGCCGCCTCTGCCTCACCGCCTTCCCCGATCCCAACGACGACAACCTGCTGGACATATTCCGCGCCGACACGGAGGCCCACTTTTCGTTCAAGATCCGCGACTGCACGGGCGTTTTCCTGTCCCCCGAGGACGGTGGCGGCGATTCGACACCCGTCACCGTTTGCCTCAACTGCGCCGagacggtgcactttatcgacGAGTTCCGCACCGTGTGCCGTCGGTCCGAGGCGGCATTGCTGGAAAATGGGGTGGCCGCGCCGGTAGAGCGACATGATTTGGCACGGTGGGATGCGTATCGGCATCATGTGGGGCAGTTGCGGAAGTTGATCGGGATGGCGGAGGTGaagcaggaggaggaggaggaagaagagGCCGCTGTGGCGTTTGAGTGGGCGGACGCCGAGGATGTGCTGGAAATTAAGCATGAGTTGGACGGAAGTGGAGGGGAGGATAATTTGGAAGAGGAGGAGGATGTTCCGAAGCGAAAGCGTGCTAAGATTGAGCCGGATGTTGACCAGTTGAGTTTGGCGAAAGCCATTCACGCACATCCGGAGCTGTGGGATTCAAGTCATGACGG CTTCCACGTCGCGATCCACCGTGAACGTGCCTGGACAAAACTGGCCTCCACGACCGAGTTGGAGAAAGCGCAGCTGAAACGTGAGTTCAACCGGCTGCACGAGTTCTACCGGCGGAAGCGCTGGAGCTCGGAAGCGTCCGGTGATGAGCTGTACCAGCTGCTGGAATCGATGTTCAGCTCGCGGAAGGCTGGCAGACTGCGTGCTTCGAAGGAGGTCAGCGTGGACGAGCGGTTGCAGCTGGCTCAGGTTTTGCACGAGCATCCGGAGATTTGGAATAAGAAGCATAGCGGGTACGATAAGCTAACGAAATGGACCAAGATCGCGGACCAGTTGGGCATGGAAGTGGACGAGTTGAAGCGTCAGTGGAAGTGTTTGCGGGACGTGTACCACAGCAGGAAGAGACGGTTGGCGACGGGGATAATTGAGGCGGATAACCCGCTCCTGCACGAACCTTTGTACTTTCTGCTGGAAGAGATGGTAGAATGTACACTTTCAAAGAGGAAGTCTGCAGCCAGCCAGGAAGACATCACTCCTAACGAGCGGATGAAGCTTGCTGAGGCAATCTACGAGAGGGAGATCATATGGAACCGTGTCCATCCGCAGTACAGCGACCAGCTTCTGCGTGACCGCACGTTCGAAGATTTGGCCGCTGAGCGGAACATTTCGACGGACCAGCTCAAGCAGCAATGGCGAAAATTGCGCGATTTCTATCGCTTGCGATGCTCCCGTGTGATGAAGGGCCAAATGGAGCTCGACGACCCGCAGCTGAACGATCCGCTCTACCTGCTGCTGAAGAAGATGCTCCGCGAGAACATGGAGGTGGGCAAGCGATCCGCCAACGCAAATGAACATGTTGAAACCGCCGCCAACATCGCCATCCAGCAGGACGACAAGCTGGCGCTGGCGCAGGCCTTCTACGAGCGGGAAATCATCTGGAACCCAACCCACCCTCAAAACGCCGTAAAAGCCTCCCGAGAAGCCGCGTGGAAAGAAATGGCAGAACAGCACAGCATGAGCGTGCCCGAACTCAAAACCCAGTGGCGATACCTTCGCGACGGATACCGCGTCAAGTGGAAGCGTCTCCAGGCCAATCCAAACGACGAAAGCGCCATCAACTCCACCCTCAACCCGCTCTACCTGCTGATGGACCAAATGATCCGGGAAGGCGCTCCCCCTCCAAATCCAACGCCAGAACTCACGCAAGCCATCACCGAACAAAGCCGGCGCCCTCGGCTCAGCTACAACGTCGAGTTCCGCCTCCGCATCGCCAACGCCATCCACGAGCAGGAAATCCTCTGGGACACGACCCACCCGGAGCACGCGGACCACGTCAAGCGCGACCAGCTGTGGAACCAGCTCGCGACCCAGCTGAACCTGCCCCAGGCCGAACTCAAACAGCAGTGGAAGCTGCTGCGTGACCTGTACCGGAGCCGGATGGTTCGCTTCGGCAAGGAGAGGAAAATCCCCCCGCAGCACCCGTTTATGCGGCAGAAGCTGTTCCGCCAGCTGGACCGGATGCTGCGCGACAGCTTGGGCAAGCGAAAGCGGCGGCGGAATAATCGGGTCAAGGGGGAGGAAGAGGACGAGGCTGGTGAAGGGGAGGCTAGTGAGGGTGGAGGCGATGGAGACGAGGATTCAGAAGGTGGAGACAAGGACGGTGAGGAAAAGAAAGTGGAGAAGTGGGGAAAGCCGTTTGATAATCCGAAGCTGCGGGCGCGGTTGGCGGAGGAGATTAAGAAGCACGAGATGTTGTGGAATATCAACCATGTTGA CTACAGCCGGGGCAGCTTGCGCGGTCAGGTGTGGACCAAAATCAGCGACCAGTTCGGGTTGGATCGGGGCCACGCCGTTACGACGTGGACCCGGGTTACGCATCGCCACCGGAAGATGCGCGAACTTTACGGCACGGTTGCGCCCGATCTACGGCGAAAGGATCCGCTGCATCGGTTTCTGCACGAGGTCGTGTACGGTGGAACGGACGCCAAAGCCGAAGCTCAACCGGCGGCGGTGTTGCCACCGAAGCGACGCTACACCGGCAAGAAAGTGTACAGCGACGAGGGCTGCATCATGGTCATCCAGAACGGAATCAAGCACTACTTTAAGGTGTGCGAGCAGTGCGGAAAGAACGTCGAGCGATCGGACTTTGAGTATCACATGAACCGCCACAACGGACTCACGCCTTACGCCTGCTCGTACGAGGGTTGCGACAAGCGGTACGGCAGCAAGATCACCCGCGATCGGCACGAGATCCTGGTGCACACGGCGGACGCCGAACGGTTTGAGTGCGAACTGTGCGGCCAAAAGTTCAAGTATCGTTCCAAACTGGACTATCACCACGCGATGAATCACCAAAGCCAGAATCTTCCCTGTCCGATTTGCGGCAAGGATATGAAGCACAA ACATGCCCTCCGCCATCATATGGACCGGATCCACAAAAAAGCCGGTCATGCCTGCCCCAAATGTGACCGCGTTCTGCAGACCAAGTACTCGCTCGATGTGCACATGCGGATCCACACGAACGAAAAGCCGTACCCTTGTGTGCTGTGCGGGCAGTGCTTCCGGCTTAAGGTGCTGCTGAAGACGCACCTGGCCAAGAAGCACAACGTGGCGATCGAGGAGTTGGAGGGGGCGGGACCGTCCGGAAGTGGGTAA